The following are encoded in a window of Brevibacillus sp. DP1.3A genomic DNA:
- a CDS encoding DUF6005 family protein translates to MVKVHCIISCLCEVIKRRTKIDYRPYYFGIWDAEYSITDQGVVTYYIDNHEEIIKGYERLFRAKVTEWYDHSQDKASNLDTFLELIDKRTEDQFVLVQIDMSLVPERDNKFALKPFPHFLMISKTENEDEWFMFDPDFRWEGNVKKETVIKAFLENPFGGGFMVDASEIKEPTYEMIHDYFYDALKRDHNPFTLELKQLITDMAEGRNGYNLDMLLPAVTQVKVIAIRKYSYEYAFLYLQDYLEYHRDEFLRIAYKVEDIYQGYTTAQYLSVKMAMTKNMALLPPIIEALEEIDLIELEVKKELERQFVLWTQMDKSLVTVDEKGWR, encoded by the coding sequence ATGGTTAAGGTTCATTGCATTATTTCATGCCTATGCGAAGTGATTAAGCGCCGCACAAAGATTGATTATCGTCCCTATTATTTTGGTATATGGGATGCCGAGTATTCCATTACGGATCAAGGTGTAGTCACGTATTACATTGATAACCATGAGGAGATTATCAAGGGTTATGAACGACTTTTCCGAGCGAAAGTAACAGAATGGTATGATCATTCCCAAGATAAAGCCTCCAATTTGGACACATTCTTAGAGCTAATTGATAAGCGTACCGAGGATCAGTTTGTCCTTGTTCAGATAGACATGTCGCTGGTTCCAGAGCGAGATAATAAATTTGCGTTGAAGCCATTCCCGCATTTTTTGATGATTTCAAAGACGGAGAACGAAGATGAGTGGTTTATGTTTGACCCGGATTTTCGTTGGGAGGGCAATGTGAAGAAGGAGACGGTGATCAAAGCCTTCTTAGAAAATCCGTTTGGTGGCGGCTTTATGGTGGATGCGAGTGAAATTAAGGAACCAACCTATGAAATGATTCACGACTATTTCTACGACGCACTCAAACGTGATCATAATCCGTTTACCCTTGAGTTGAAGCAATTGATTACAGACATGGCAGAAGGGCGCAATGGATACAACTTGGACATGCTACTCCCAGCAGTGACCCAGGTGAAAGTGATTGCGATCCGTAAATACAGCTACGAGTATGCATTCCTATATCTGCAAGATTACCTGGAATACCATCGTGATGAGTTTCTACGCATCGCATATAAAGTGGAGGACATCTACCAAGGGTATACGACAGCTCAGTACTTGTCTGTCAAAATGGCGATGACCAAGAATATGGCGTTGTTACCTCCGATTATCGAGGCGTTAGAAGAGATTGATCTGATTGAACTTGAAGTGAAAAAAGAACTGGAACGTCAGTTTGTTCTGTGGACCCAAATGGATAAAAGTCTCGTCACTGTAGACGAAAAAGGGTGGAGGTAA
- the asbD gene encoding petrobactin biosynthesis protein AsbD: MIRTERIEQIHTIMTEKLKLSHILTLEESMRLNEDLHIDSIMLLQLIVYIEEDLHLVVPAHELDPRIFQTVGSLLTFVEQLEPQHVSN; this comes from the coding sequence ATGATACGAACAGAAAGAATCGAGCAAATCCATACGATCATGACCGAAAAATTAAAATTATCGCATATCCTCACGCTAGAGGAGTCCATGCGATTGAATGAGGATCTACATATTGATTCGATTATGCTATTGCAACTGATTGTTTATATCGAGGAAGATTTGCACTTGGTAGTTCCTGCTCATGAGTTAGATCCACGAATCTTCCAAACTGTTGGATCACTCCTTACTTTTGTTGAACAGTTGGAACCGCAGCATGTATCGAATTAG
- a CDS encoding sugar phosphate isomerase/epimerase, translating into MKLSLCTITFRHQLISFAQIVRFAHRHHFDGIELWGTHAQHLYDHDRLEMEEQVRLVRDQGMSISMLSDYLDIATSSGFQRTLEKAKRLISLAKWLHVKQIRTFAGQKASNEVGPEERARYVHHLQILCKMCHEHGIQLLVETHPNTLTDSMSSTLALLQEVNHPALKVNLDFLHVWESGADPIDAYEQLRPWVAHYHLKNISSPNHLPVFAPHNVYAPNGDREGMVLLGEGVVDYGPILEKIADTDYFASIEWFGQSPQRVLAEEVEWLRKAMMVRA; encoded by the coding sequence ATGAAACTCTCATTGTGCACAATCACTTTTCGCCACCAGCTAATTTCGTTTGCACAGATTGTTCGGTTTGCTCATCGTCATCATTTTGATGGGATCGAATTATGGGGAACCCACGCTCAACATCTGTACGATCATGATCGATTAGAGATGGAGGAGCAGGTAAGGTTGGTCAGGGATCAAGGCATGAGTATCTCCATGCTTAGCGATTATCTGGATATTGCTACTTCATCCGGATTTCAGCGTACACTGGAAAAAGCAAAAAGACTCATTTCACTGGCAAAATGGCTACATGTAAAGCAAATCAGGACGTTCGCTGGACAGAAGGCGAGTAATGAAGTAGGGCCAGAAGAGCGTGCACGCTATGTGCATCATCTGCAAATCTTATGTAAGATGTGTCATGAGCACGGGATTCAGCTCTTGGTCGAAACACATCCGAACACGCTCACAGATTCTATGAGTTCTACACTTGCTTTGTTGCAGGAAGTCAATCATCCTGCACTAAAAGTGAATCTTGATTTTCTTCATGTCTGGGAATCAGGTGCTGATCCAATCGACGCGTACGAGCAATTGAGACCGTGGGTAGCTCATTATCATTTGAAAAATATTTCCTCGCCGAATCATCTGCCGGTATTCGCTCCGCATAATGTATATGCCCCGAACGGCGATCGTGAGGGAATGGTACTGCTCGGTGAAGGTGTTGTAGATTATGGGCCTATTTTAGAAAAAATTGCAGATACAGATTATTTTGCATCTATTGAATGGTTTGGTCAGAGTCCGCAGCGTGTTTTAGCTGAAGAAGTAGAGTGGTTGCGGAAGGCAATGATGGTTCGTGCGTAA
- a CDS encoding Na/Pi cotransporter family protein: MIVSILAPFTFGLTFFLFGMYAMRSGFQNLAGKKMEEWMGRFTRTPLHSFWIGLFATFVLQSSSAVTVLTIGLTNAGIIQFTQTVGIILGTNLGTTVTTELVALKLESFAIPMLLIGVALWLMPRRNIRCIGLVVAGFGLIFLGIDTLKIMGKPLEQSETFRSLFLESSHSIWIGLITGIIFTALIHSGSATTVITMGLLSHQILSMETALAIVLGANVGTCFTAVIAAIGTNTASKQVAWCHTLFNVAGAIVFLPFLSQLALVSAFLTDSPSMQIAHSQTIFNLICSLVALPFVPQIARFIQWLIPDKRRPTDLTFRKKMVSSRWK; the protein is encoded by the coding sequence GTGATAGTCTCCATCCTCGCCCCTTTTACCTTTGGGCTCACTTTTTTTCTTTTCGGTATGTACGCCATGCGCTCCGGCTTTCAAAACCTCGCCGGCAAAAAAATGGAAGAATGGATGGGGCGCTTTACACGTACCCCGCTCCATAGCTTCTGGATTGGTCTCTTCGCTACTTTTGTCTTGCAAAGCTCCAGTGCGGTAACCGTCCTGACGATTGGGCTGACGAACGCAGGCATCATCCAGTTCACACAAACCGTCGGCATCATATTGGGAACCAATCTGGGCACGACAGTGACAACGGAGCTGGTTGCGCTCAAGCTCGAGTCCTTTGCCATCCCCATGCTTCTCATCGGAGTCGCTCTATGGCTGATGCCGCGCCGAAACATTCGTTGCATTGGTCTTGTTGTCGCCGGCTTCGGACTGATCTTCCTCGGTATCGATACATTGAAAATCATGGGGAAGCCTTTGGAGCAGTCTGAGACGTTTCGTTCGCTTTTTCTGGAGAGCAGCCATTCCATCTGGATCGGTTTGATTACCGGGATCATTTTCACCGCTCTCATCCATAGCGGTTCCGCTACGACCGTAATCACGATGGGCCTGCTCAGTCATCAAATTCTTTCGATGGAAACGGCACTCGCCATCGTATTGGGCGCGAATGTCGGGACTTGCTTTACCGCTGTCATCGCTGCGATTGGCACGAATACGGCATCCAAACAGGTCGCATGGTGCCATACGCTCTTCAACGTCGCAGGCGCGATTGTTTTTTTACCGTTTCTTTCCCAGCTTGCCCTCGTCAGTGCATTTTTAACGGATAGTCCTTCTATGCAGATCGCCCATTCACAGACTATCTTCAATCTCATCTGCTCGTTGGTCGCGCTGCCATTCGTCCCGCAGATAGCCCGGTTTATTCAATGGCTGATCCCTGATAAGCGTCGTCCTACTGACCTCACCTTTAGAAAGAAAATGGTATCAAGTAGATGGAAGTAA
- a CDS encoding AMP-binding protein produces the protein MFIVNQNEISVHEMERHKQAFESMDHFRQPEGKRYAVCIADPLDVISLVQYLREHNASVLLIHGETPMETAYQMAVKARCYGLVYQETKHFLSITDKQQSEKPSLFQYSSGTTGDAKLIGRSWEDIQTEIHAYNQLFQGEEALTPIVLASVTHSYGLICGVLAALERGSKPSIVTHKNPKFALQVIQDTPQHIVYGLPVFYHILSSFTREQVRFHRLMTSGAPMPEGLFLKLQGMSDILMQQYGCSEAGCVSMSKQMRTHTDLGVPLSHVTMTTGENEEQPAEIVIRIGQNEIATQDLGFWTGEGHIQFVSRMDDVINVSGLKVFPLEVEDVILKISGTKEVVVYRGRHPVMGEIVKAQVITEGGTTPEQIREWCQDRLPGYKVPFEIQCVMSIPKTATGKISRRLLEMETISK, from the coding sequence ATGTTCATAGTGAATCAAAATGAGATTTCTGTGCATGAAATGGAGAGACATAAGCAAGCGTTCGAAAGCATGGATCATTTTCGACAGCCGGAAGGAAAGAGGTACGCAGTCTGCATAGCTGACCCACTTGACGTAATCAGTCTTGTTCAATATTTGCGTGAGCATAATGCCTCGGTGCTGTTAATTCATGGGGAAACTCCAATGGAAACAGCCTATCAAATGGCAGTGAAGGCAAGGTGTTATGGGCTTGTTTATCAGGAGACGAAGCACTTCTTGTCCATCACGGATAAGCAACAGAGCGAAAAACCATCGCTCTTCCAATATAGCTCAGGTACTACGGGGGACGCGAAGCTCATCGGGAGAAGTTGGGAGGATATTCAAACAGAAATTCATGCCTACAACCAGTTGTTCCAAGGTGAGGAAGCGTTAACCCCGATCGTGCTGGCATCGGTGACACATTCGTATGGATTGATATGTGGAGTTTTGGCAGCACTGGAACGGGGAAGTAAGCCTTCGATTGTGACGCACAAAAATCCCAAGTTTGCTTTGCAAGTGATTCAAGATACTCCCCAGCATATTGTTTATGGTCTGCCAGTATTTTATCACATCTTATCAAGCTTTACGCGAGAGCAGGTACGTTTTCACCGGTTAATGACATCTGGAGCTCCTATGCCAGAAGGCTTGTTTCTAAAGCTGCAAGGCATGAGCGACATCTTGATGCAACAATATGGATGCTCCGAGGCGGGGTGCGTCAGTATGAGTAAACAGATGCGGACGCATACAGATCTGGGGGTTCCCCTTTCCCATGTAACCATGACGACGGGTGAAAATGAAGAACAACCTGCGGAAATAGTCATTCGGATTGGACAGAACGAAATAGCGACGCAGGATTTAGGTTTCTGGACAGGAGAAGGACATATTCAATTTGTATCAAGGATGGATGATGTGATAAACGTCTCTGGTTTAAAGGTATTTCCTTTAGAGGTTGAGGACGTCATTTTGAAAATAAGTGGGACAAAAGAAGTGGTCGTGTATCGTGGACGTCATCCGGTCATGGGAGAGATTGTGAAGGCGCAGGTTATTACAGAGGGAGGGACTACTCCTGAACAAATCAGGGAATGGTGCCAAGATCGTTTGCCAGGCTATAAAGTCCCATTCGAAATCCAATGTGTGATGAGCATTCCTAAGACAGCCACAGGAAAAATCAGCCGTCGATTATTAGAAATGGAGACGATCAGCAAATGA
- a CDS encoding DUF4177 domain-containing protein encodes MFEYKFVRVELSSFRRQPKEDYQTVVHEHAKEGWRLVQIFAPSIGGDGMAKYFELIFEKPKS; translated from the coding sequence ATGTTTGAATACAAATTCGTCCGAGTTGAGCTGTCCTCTTTTCGACGCCAACCAAAAGAAGATTATCAGACCGTTGTCCACGAGCACGCCAAGGAAGGCTGGCGTTTGGTGCAAATCTTTGCTCCAAGCATCGGGGGCGACGGTATGGCCAAATACTTCGAATTGATTTTTGAAAAACCAAAGTCTTAA
- a CDS encoding IucA/IucC family siderophore biosynthesis protein has protein sequence MELTIQDFSVEEALHSTQYVQVRRRVFRQCIESLLYEGILIPETIQEGEETIYTLHGLDEGDLPVRYRCQGRRSASFGLVRLGKAPVTRVVYDQSGVAQQESEAISLTRFLVEIFRMNTVDEQRLKLFANDLEQTLLKDTLAQYYRVQNDIRMQGKSYDELEGDLMDGHPYHPSYKSRVGFTYVDHFAYGPEFKQEVHFLWLAIHKQYSQVSIDQGRNFDGLLLDEIGQEQKEAFQQIIVNHGCDPDQYAFVPVHPWQWRNHIVSGFLDDIHRKEIIVLGVGSDGHRPQQSIRTFANKSNPHKPYLKLSMNVVNTSAPRHLTPHSLASAPIVSRWLKGITDADSYLRDVQRVIMLQEFAAVAYDPPPASELVEMVTFGVIGCMWRESLIPHLEAEEDAVPYNVLAAVEVEGVPFIDRWIREQGLENWLARLLESSVLPVVHILVKHGIAMETHAQNMILVHRDGVPSRVALKDFHEDLIFCQPFLSEPDKCPNFAEVHEYYATKPDDVMFHMNETSTVRDLTLETLFLINLGQLARLLEEHYGYAEEQFWEMVVKVLESHQQRFPELAERFTRFDLFVPSVQVEKLTKKKLYTTNENYHLHEVPNPLFEARKRLHSMAVGGY, from the coding sequence ATGGAGTTAACAATACAAGATTTCTCGGTTGAAGAGGCACTTCACTCGACACAGTACGTGCAGGTGAGAAGAAGGGTCTTTCGACAATGCATCGAGTCTTTGTTATATGAGGGAATTTTGATTCCTGAGACCATCCAAGAGGGTGAAGAGACGATTTACACCCTACATGGGCTTGATGAGGGGGATCTGCCTGTTCGCTATCGTTGCCAAGGGCGGAGAAGTGCGAGTTTTGGGCTTGTTCGTTTAGGGAAGGCCCCCGTTACTCGTGTTGTTTACGATCAAAGCGGAGTCGCACAGCAAGAATCTGAAGCGATATCCCTCACTCGTTTTTTAGTGGAAATCTTCCGAATGAATACGGTAGATGAACAAAGACTGAAGCTATTTGCCAATGATTTGGAACAAACGTTGTTAAAGGATACATTGGCCCAATACTATCGGGTACAAAATGATATTCGGATGCAGGGCAAATCGTACGATGAGCTGGAAGGTGATCTGATGGACGGACACCCTTACCATCCTAGTTATAAATCACGTGTTGGATTTACCTACGTAGATCATTTTGCTTATGGTCCTGAATTTAAGCAGGAAGTTCATTTTCTTTGGTTAGCGATACATAAACAATATTCTCAAGTGTCCATTGATCAAGGTAGAAATTTCGATGGCCTTCTTTTGGATGAAATAGGCCAGGAACAAAAAGAAGCTTTTCAACAAATCATCGTCAATCATGGATGCGATCCCGATCAGTATGCCTTCGTGCCTGTCCATCCTTGGCAGTGGCGTAATCATATCGTGTCTGGATTCCTGGACGATATCCATCGCAAAGAGATCATTGTGCTAGGAGTAGGCTCTGATGGTCATCGTCCACAACAATCCATCCGCACCTTTGCTAACAAAAGTAATCCGCATAAACCTTATCTTAAACTCTCGATGAACGTAGTGAATACTTCAGCGCCACGTCATCTCACGCCGCACTCACTGGCAAGTGCCCCCATTGTTTCGAGGTGGCTCAAGGGGATTACGGACGCAGATTCGTATTTACGAGACGTGCAAAGGGTGATCATGCTCCAAGAGTTTGCTGCAGTGGCATACGATCCTCCACCTGCTTCTGAACTGGTGGAAATGGTTACATTCGGGGTAATTGGGTGCATGTGGAGAGAAAGTCTCATCCCTCATCTCGAAGCGGAAGAAGATGCGGTTCCTTATAACGTATTAGCGGCAGTAGAGGTGGAGGGGGTGCCATTCATTGACCGTTGGATTCGTGAGCAAGGGCTAGAGAATTGGCTTGCGCGATTATTGGAAAGCAGTGTATTGCCAGTCGTTCATATTCTTGTGAAACACGGAATTGCAATGGAAACCCACGCGCAGAATATGATCCTGGTGCATCGGGATGGTGTCCCTTCTCGGGTAGCATTGAAGGATTTCCATGAAGATTTGATTTTTTGCCAACCGTTCTTGAGTGAGCCAGACAAATGCCCGAACTTCGCGGAAGTGCATGAATATTACGCAACGAAGCCCGATGATGTGATGTTTCACATGAATGAAACATCAACAGTCAGAGATCTGACATTGGAGACTTTATTTCTAATCAATCTGGGGCAACTCGCACGGCTGTTAGAGGAGCATTACGGATATGCCGAAGAGCAATTCTGGGAGATGGTCGTTAAGGTATTGGAGAGTCACCAGCAACGATTCCCGGAATTGGCGGAGCGATTTACGCGATTTGATCTGTTTGTTCCAAGCGTGCAGGTAGAAAAATTGACCAAGAAAAAGCTATATACAACGAACGAGAACTATCATTTACATGAAGTCCCCAATCCTTTGTTCGAGGCAAGGAAAAGGCTTCATTCCATGGCTGTGGGAGGTTACTAG
- a CDS encoding class I SAM-dependent rRNA methyltransferase, which translates to MARVLLNQHRKKRLEVGHPWIFQSEVLEIQGDIEPGEIVEVTNHKGHFLAKGYINPASQMIVRILSYDQKEEINYDFFLRKIKQAAEFRTRFVDNPRACRVIYGEADFLPGLIVDRYEDTLVVQVLSLGMEKRIDWIRDALVEVFAPTGIYLRNDVHVRELEGLTQGKEVLYGECPREVLIEENGLKYYVDIVEGQKTGFFYDQRENRASIAPLMKGWGEKHGITLTSMEVDGETKQVTVDKRGKVVKNPFWDGAEVLECFTHTGSFTLNACKHGAKKVTALDISDHAIETAKRNITLNGFLHRVDFVVANAFDYLRENVEAGKNWDVVILDPPAFAKSRGAVKGACRGYKDINLNGMKLVRPGGFLVTASCSYHMSPELFLQTIQEAAVDAKKILRLIEWRGAGKDHPQISGADEAHYLKFAIFEVRDRR; encoded by the coding sequence ATGGCACGTGTGCTATTAAATCAACATCGGAAAAAGCGGCTAGAAGTAGGACATCCGTGGATTTTTCAATCAGAGGTATTAGAAATTCAAGGGGATATAGAACCAGGTGAAATCGTCGAGGTCACCAATCACAAAGGGCATTTTTTGGCAAAGGGCTACATCAACCCAGCTTCACAAATGATCGTGCGCATTTTGAGCTACGACCAAAAGGAAGAGATCAACTACGACTTTTTCTTGCGCAAAATCAAGCAGGCGGCAGAATTCCGGACGAGATTTGTGGATAACCCACGAGCTTGCCGCGTCATTTACGGGGAAGCAGACTTTTTGCCAGGACTGATCGTTGACCGCTACGAAGACACATTGGTTGTCCAAGTCCTCTCATTGGGGATGGAGAAGCGAATCGATTGGATTCGAGATGCACTGGTAGAGGTATTTGCACCGACTGGTATTTATTTGCGCAATGATGTACATGTCCGTGAACTGGAAGGGCTGACACAAGGCAAAGAAGTCCTGTACGGAGAGTGTCCGCGTGAGGTATTGATCGAAGAAAACGGATTGAAATACTATGTGGATATCGTAGAGGGGCAAAAGACGGGCTTTTTCTATGATCAGCGGGAAAATCGTGCGTCCATCGCGCCTTTGATGAAAGGCTGGGGCGAAAAGCACGGCATTACCCTGACGAGCATGGAAGTAGACGGCGAGACAAAGCAGGTGACTGTAGACAAGCGTGGTAAAGTGGTCAAAAATCCGTTTTGGGATGGCGCTGAGGTATTGGAATGCTTTACACACACTGGTTCCTTTACCCTAAATGCTTGCAAGCACGGTGCGAAAAAAGTGACAGCCCTCGATATTTCCGACCATGCCATCGAAACAGCGAAGCGAAACATTACACTCAATGGCTTCTTGCATCGCGTTGATTTTGTGGTGGCCAATGCGTTTGATTACTTGCGTGAAAATGTAGAGGCAGGCAAGAACTGGGATGTGGTCATTCTTGACCCACCAGCGTTCGCGAAATCGCGTGGAGCAGTGAAAGGCGCTTGCCGCGGTTACAAAGACATTAACTTAAACGGGATGAAGCTCGTTCGTCCAGGCGGATTTCTCGTTACCGCGTCTTGCTCGTACCATATGTCACCTGAGTTGTTCCTGCAAACGATTCAAGAGGCAGCAGTCGATGCCAAAAAGATATTGCGCCTGATTGAATGGCGAGGCGCGGGCAAGGATCATCCGCAAATCAGTGGAGCTGATGAGGCTCATTACTTGAAATTTGCCATCTTTGAAGTAAGAGATCGTCGATAG
- a CDS encoding D-alanine--D-alanine ligase has protein sequence MGNQKIRLGIIYGGKSSEHEVSLRTAMSIMQAADANKYEVTPVYVQLDGSWVTGETLAGQLPDTIEALRLSAKTPAIPETTETGQELAIANKQGSLFAMNEQMDVVFPVVHGPFGEDGTIQGLLELANIPYVGTGVMASAIGMDKWMMKTVFAQAGLPQVKYVGFLRSQWEKGQDDVMDRIERELGYPCFVKPANMGSSVGINKAKNREELKHALEVAAKFDRRLIVEEFVQARELEIGVLGNEELMTSVVGEVIAAKEFYDYEAKYKGAGTELSIPAIVPEHVSEQIAEIAKQAFQALDGSGLSRIDFFWDEKNDKLYINEVNTMPGFTPFSMYPMLFQAAGVSYSELIDRLVQLAIERHADKGRNVVDAEELD, from the coding sequence ATGGGAAATCAAAAGATCCGACTGGGCATTATTTATGGAGGAAAATCCTCAGAGCATGAAGTTTCATTGCGTACGGCCATGTCCATTATGCAGGCCGCGGATGCAAATAAATATGAGGTAACACCTGTGTACGTTCAATTGGATGGCTCTTGGGTGACTGGAGAGACACTGGCAGGTCAACTGCCGGATACGATCGAAGCGTTGCGCTTATCGGCAAAAACGCCAGCCATTCCCGAGACAACAGAGACAGGGCAAGAGCTGGCAATCGCAAACAAGCAAGGATCGCTGTTTGCCATGAATGAGCAAATGGATGTTGTTTTCCCTGTGGTTCACGGACCATTTGGCGAAGATGGGACGATCCAGGGATTGTTGGAATTGGCGAATATCCCGTACGTGGGAACCGGAGTAATGGCTTCCGCTATCGGAATGGATAAATGGATGATGAAGACCGTCTTTGCACAAGCTGGACTTCCGCAAGTGAAATATGTAGGCTTTCTGCGCTCGCAATGGGAAAAAGGCCAGGACGATGTCATGGATCGGATCGAGCGTGAACTCGGCTATCCGTGTTTCGTCAAACCGGCGAATATGGGTTCTAGCGTAGGGATTAACAAAGCGAAAAATCGTGAGGAGCTCAAGCACGCATTAGAGGTAGCTGCCAAATTCGACCGTAGATTGATCGTGGAAGAGTTCGTTCAAGCACGTGAGTTGGAGATTGGCGTTTTGGGGAATGAAGAGCTGATGACATCTGTCGTTGGGGAAGTCATTGCCGCTAAAGAATTTTACGATTATGAAGCCAAGTACAAGGGGGCGGGAACAGAGCTCTCCATTCCTGCCATCGTTCCCGAGCATGTATCCGAACAAATCGCGGAAATTGCCAAGCAGGCATTCCAAGCACTCGATGGCTCTGGCCTTTCCCGTATAGACTTTTTCTGGGATGAGAAAAACGACAAGCTCTATATCAATGAAGTGAATACGATGCCAGGCTTTACGCCGTTTAGCATGTATCCAATGCTCTTCCAAGCAGCGGGTGTGAGCTACAGCGAGCTGATCGATCGTCTGGTGCAACTCGCTATCGAGCGACATGCGGATAAAGGTCGCAACGTCGTAGATGCGGAAGAGTTGGACTAA
- a CDS encoding IucA/IucC family siderophore biosynthesis protein, whose amino-acid sequence MFVVKHIAEHATMQSFLNCYLRETGRGEWINRKDEITKQLTKIIQPSATGTYLHCELPHQGISLYVGVKYHSVTGRHLFHYPACYRSGDCTRFVQADYLTLAVLLIKELTLQHGENAVPDELVLRMIQSCQSIEKFVRARQSNAEILYGVEQSFIEAEQALLFGHLFHPTPKSQQGIPEAKQALYAPECCGKFQLHLFAAHPSIVHEKSGLKESATQLLKGEFPSISDVDPSFSIVPIHPLQAEWLLEQVAIQSLIEKGLLLYLGPAGEEYMATSSLRTVYHPEKKYMLKLSVPIKVTNSLRINKLSEMEIGLEAKQLFETGIGEVSRKYPGFGFISDPAYITITLDQGEETGFEVILRDNPFMGSNAEQVTQIAALVQDPLPGYKSRLATIIHHLAQKEGKALEVVSLEWFKRYVDISLKPMVWLYLKYGIGLEAHQQNSVVTLRDGYPDQFFYRDNQGYYFSESMQEVLETELPGVGKASRNIYKDHLVDERITYYMIFNHMFGLINGFGTEGLIDEQILLAEMHEVLTKFLPMNREASKFLENLLTREQLPCKANLLTRFYDLDELTQPEERSSVFVYIDNPLAKVKQTEKAGLHAFG is encoded by the coding sequence ATGTTCGTAGTCAAGCATATCGCAGAGCATGCAACGATGCAGAGCTTTCTCAATTGTTATCTCCGAGAAACAGGTAGGGGCGAGTGGATCAATCGAAAAGACGAGATTACTAAGCAGCTAACGAAGATCATACAGCCGAGTGCAACAGGTACATACCTTCATTGCGAACTCCCGCATCAGGGGATTTCCCTCTATGTCGGTGTCAAATATCATTCGGTGACTGGCAGGCATTTGTTTCATTATCCAGCTTGCTACCGAAGTGGTGACTGTACTCGTTTCGTTCAGGCGGACTATTTGACATTAGCGGTTCTTTTGATTAAAGAACTAACGCTTCAGCATGGGGAAAATGCAGTTCCAGATGAGTTAGTCTTGCGTATGATTCAAAGCTGCCAAAGCATTGAGAAATTTGTTAGGGCTCGCCAAAGTAATGCGGAGATTTTATATGGAGTGGAACAAAGCTTCATCGAAGCAGAGCAGGCACTTTTGTTCGGTCACTTGTTCCATCCAACACCGAAGAGTCAGCAAGGAATTCCTGAGGCCAAGCAAGCGTTGTATGCACCGGAGTGTTGCGGGAAGTTTCAACTCCACTTGTTTGCTGCCCATCCGTCGATTGTTCACGAAAAATCTGGGTTAAAAGAATCCGCTACGCAATTACTGAAGGGTGAGTTTCCTTCGATATCTGATGTCGATCCATCATTTTCAATCGTCCCGATTCATCCACTTCAAGCAGAATGGTTGCTTGAACAGGTAGCCATACAATCCTTGATAGAGAAAGGGTTGCTTCTTTACCTGGGACCAGCGGGTGAGGAGTATATGGCAACATCTTCTCTCCGAACGGTTTATCATCCTGAAAAGAAATATATGCTCAAGCTGTCCGTCCCAATCAAAGTTACGAATTCTTTACGGATCAATAAGTTAAGTGAGATGGAGATTGGTTTAGAGGCGAAGCAACTTTTTGAAACAGGGATCGGTGAGGTGAGTCGCAAGTATCCAGGCTTTGGCTTTATCTCTGATCCGGCGTACATCACGATTACGTTGGATCAGGGGGAAGAAACGGGATTTGAAGTGATCCTGCGTGATAATCCCTTTATGGGGAGTAATGCAGAGCAAGTCACGCAAATCGCTGCACTCGTGCAAGATCCACTTCCTGGTTACAAGAGTAGGTTGGCAACGATCATTCACCATCTGGCACAAAAGGAAGGTAAAGCACTGGAAGTAGTTAGTTTGGAATGGTTTAAGCGGTATGTAGATATTTCATTGAAGCCAATGGTATGGCTCTATCTAAAGTACGGAATTGGCTTGGAAGCCCATCAACAGAATAGTGTTGTCACTCTTAGAGACGGATACCCCGATCAGTTTTTTTATCGCGATAATCAAGGCTACTATTTCTCAGAATCGATGCAAGAAGTATTAGAGACAGAATTGCCTGGGGTTGGCAAGGCGAGTAGGAACATTTACAAAGACCATCTTGTAGATGAGCGTATCACCTATTATATGATTTTTAACCATATGTTTGGACTCATTAATGGATTTGGAACGGAAGGATTAATTGATGAACAAATCTTATTGGCAGAGATGCATGAGGTTTTGACGAAGTTTTTACCTATGAATCGAGAGGCGTCGAAGTTTCTAGAGAATCTATTGACTCGCGAACAGCTTCCGTGTAAGGCGAATCTGCTCACGCGCTTCTATGATCTGGATGAATTAACCCAACCGGAAGAGAGATCATCTGTTTTTGTTTACATAGATAATCCTTTAGCAAAAGTAAAGCAGACCGAAAAGGCTGGGCTTCATGCTTTTGGATAG